One region of Streptomyces sp. CG4 genomic DNA includes:
- a CDS encoding MFS transporter, translating to MWPLYAAGFTTAFGAHGIAASLGAHAEGAVTSLLVLGGLLALYDGAEVLLKPVFGTLADRIGARPVLLGGLIAFAAASAVYAVADSPGWLWAARLGQGAAASAFSPAASALVARLNPAAKHGRAFGSYGFYKSIGYTLGPLLGGVVVWAGGLRLLFLVLAVLGAAVAVWAALAVPVVPPLPRARQTVLDLARRLADPAFLVPTSALAAATAALSVGVGFLPVSGRVAGLGTVATGAAVSLLAACAAVVQPRAGRALDDGRLTTRSGITAGLLLTAAGLGCAMLPGLTGILTGAALIGAGTGLITPLGFAALASSTPQERLGQTMGAAELGRELGDAGGPLLVATVATLTTLAHGYAVLGIILALGPALTAVRRRPSRR from the coding sequence ATGTGGCCGCTGTACGCGGCCGGCTTCACCACCGCCTTCGGCGCGCACGGGATCGCCGCCAGCCTCGGCGCACACGCCGAGGGCGCGGTCACCTCGCTGCTCGTACTCGGCGGCCTGCTCGCGCTGTACGACGGTGCCGAGGTGCTGCTCAAGCCGGTGTTCGGCACGCTCGCCGACCGGATCGGCGCACGCCCGGTCCTGCTCGGCGGACTGATCGCCTTCGCTGCCGCCTCCGCCGTGTACGCCGTCGCGGACAGCCCCGGCTGGCTGTGGGCCGCCCGCCTCGGCCAGGGCGCCGCAGCCTCCGCCTTCTCCCCGGCGGCATCCGCGCTGGTGGCCCGCCTCAACCCGGCGGCCAAGCACGGGCGGGCCTTCGGCAGTTACGGCTTCTACAAGTCGATCGGCTACACCCTCGGTCCGCTGCTGGGCGGGGTGGTGGTGTGGGCCGGCGGGCTGCGGCTGCTGTTCCTGGTCCTGGCGGTGCTCGGTGCGGCGGTCGCCGTGTGGGCGGCGCTCGCCGTCCCGGTCGTACCACCGCTGCCCAGGGCCCGGCAGACGGTGCTGGACCTGGCCCGGCGGCTGGCCGACCCGGCCTTCCTCGTCCCGACGTCCGCGCTGGCGGCGGCGACCGCCGCCCTGTCGGTCGGGGTGGGGTTCCTGCCGGTCTCGGGCCGGGTGGCCGGACTCGGCACGGTGGCCACGGGCGCGGCCGTGTCGCTGCTGGCCGCCTGCGCGGCCGTGGTCCAGCCGCGGGCCGGGCGAGCCCTGGACGACGGACGCCTCACGACCCGGTCCGGCATCACGGCGGGACTGCTGCTCACCGCCGCCGGGCTGGGCTGCGCGATGCTGCCCGGCCTGACCGGCATCCTCACCGGCGCCGCCCTGATCGGCGCCGGAACCGGTCTGATCACCCCGCTCGGCTTCGCCGCCCTGGCCTCGTCGACACCGCAGGAACGCCTGGGCCAGACCATGGGCGCCGCCGAACTCGGCCGCGAACTCGGCGACGCGGGCGGCCCGTTGCTCGTCGCGACTGTCGCCACCCTCACCACCCTCGCCCACGGCTACGCCGTTCTCGGCATCATCCTCGCACTCGGCCCCGCACTCACTGCCGTACGGCGCCGCCCGTCTCGAAGGTGA
- a CDS encoding phosphatase PAP2 family protein — translation MTAAATAQLAFDGSGIDGSLFTSVTGFARDTKWLNTPMELWTNLGLGVFAVLMVMGWWKARHRGDRAMTVALAAPVAVLTAFAAAEVVKKIVGEVRPCRSMPHAYLVDSCPAPSDYAFPSGHSTVAAATVAALFLLDRRLSAIAAVFAVVEGFSRVYVGAHYPHDVLGSAILALPVAYLTSLALRRWATPLVAALTRGALRPVLTAEPATAPHAR, via the coding sequence ATGACCGCGGCCGCCACCGCTCAACTGGCCTTCGACGGATCCGGTATCGACGGCTCGTTGTTCACCTCCGTCACCGGCTTCGCCCGCGACACCAAGTGGCTCAACACACCGATGGAGCTGTGGACCAACCTCGGCCTGGGTGTGTTCGCGGTCCTCATGGTCATGGGCTGGTGGAAGGCTCGCCACCGCGGCGACCGTGCGATGACCGTCGCCCTGGCCGCACCGGTCGCCGTCCTGACCGCCTTCGCCGCCGCCGAGGTGGTCAAGAAGATCGTGGGCGAGGTGCGGCCCTGCCGGTCGATGCCCCACGCCTACCTGGTCGACTCCTGCCCGGCGCCGTCGGACTACGCCTTCCCCAGCGGCCACTCCACGGTCGCCGCCGCGACCGTGGCCGCCCTCTTCCTGCTGGACCGCCGCCTGAGCGCCATCGCCGCCGTGTTCGCCGTCGTAGAAGGCTTCTCCCGGGTCTACGTCGGCGCCCACTACCCGCACGACGTCCTCGGCTCCGCGATCCTCGCCCTTCCGGTCGCCTACCTCACCAGCCTGGCCCTGCGCCGCTGGGCCACCCCACTGGTCGCGGCCCTGACCCGCGGCGCGCTGCGCCCGGTGCTGACCGCCGAACCCGCCACCGCCCCGCACGCCCGGTAA
- a CDS encoding M56 family metallopeptidase, with the protein MFWPVPMYLPLLVSAVLALVAPRVGRRMPPSAGAWAMVCAAVVAAGTWVTEMAILAFTAIGQVPLVAEQGPWSVSVLAAEDPVSRKIAAVCAGVVLVVVVSLTVASWRRGRALVDAWRECREVAAGGDLAVVDDPVPAAFAVLGMPGRVVVSSGMLRVLDEPERRALLAHERAHLRHRHHLFSLLLHLAAAVDPLVRPVERAGAFAVERWADEEAAAMVGDRPLVARAIARAALASSRARKAALAATGGPVPQRVRALLAPPVRRRNGVTAAFAALMAACCASLAVTAHDTERLFEAAMHAHAAGAHLRTR; encoded by the coding sequence GTGTTCTGGCCGGTGCCGATGTATCTGCCGCTGCTGGTGAGCGCGGTGCTGGCGCTTGTCGCCCCGAGGGTGGGGCGCCGGATGCCGCCGAGTGCCGGGGCGTGGGCGATGGTGTGCGCGGCGGTCGTGGCGGCCGGTACGTGGGTGACCGAGATGGCGATTCTGGCGTTCACCGCGATAGGCCAGGTGCCGCTGGTGGCCGAGCAAGGACCGTGGTCGGTGAGCGTGCTGGCGGCGGAGGATCCGGTGAGCCGGAAGATCGCCGCGGTGTGCGCCGGGGTGGTCCTGGTCGTGGTGGTGAGTCTGACCGTGGCGTCCTGGCGCCGGGGGCGGGCGCTGGTCGATGCCTGGCGGGAGTGCCGGGAGGTCGCCGCGGGCGGGGATCTGGCGGTGGTCGATGACCCGGTGCCGGCGGCGTTCGCCGTGCTGGGCATGCCGGGACGGGTGGTCGTTTCCTCCGGGATGCTGCGGGTGCTGGACGAGCCGGAGCGGCGGGCTCTGCTCGCCCATGAACGGGCGCATCTGCGCCATCGCCACCACCTGTTCTCGCTGCTGCTCCATCTGGCGGCGGCGGTGGATCCGCTGGTCCGGCCCGTGGAGCGGGCCGGAGCGTTTGCCGTGGAGCGGTGGGCGGACGAGGAGGCCGCGGCCATGGTCGGGGACCGGCCGCTGGTGGCGCGGGCGATCGCGCGGGCGGCCCTGGCGTCGAGCCGGGCCAGGAAGGCGGCGCTGGCCGCCACCGGGGGGCCGGTGCCCCAACGTGTCCGAGCGCTGCTGGCTCCGCCGGTGCGCCGCCGCAACGGTGTGACGGCGGCGTTCGCGGCACTGATGGCGGCGTGCTGTGCGAGCCTGGCGGTCACCGCGCACGACACGGAGCGACTGTTCGAGGCCGCGATGCACGCCCACGCCGCCGGGGCGCACCTGCGTACGCGGTGA
- a CDS encoding BlaI/MecI/CopY family transcriptional regulator, translating into MTVGKDGRQEARRRARGELEGEVLAALWAAGAPVAAAVVQEQVPGAAYTTVLTILTRLCDKGLVTRQREGRSHVYAPVDDQAGHAAAGMHSLLDEGGDRAAVLARFVSELSAEDEQLLEQLLHGDFPDRG; encoded by the coding sequence GTGACAGTCGGCAAGGACGGCCGGCAGGAGGCCCGCAGACGTGCGCGGGGAGAGCTGGAGGGCGAGGTGCTGGCCGCTCTGTGGGCGGCCGGCGCCCCGGTGGCCGCGGCGGTGGTCCAGGAGCAGGTGCCCGGTGCCGCGTACACGACGGTCCTGACGATCCTGACGCGGCTGTGTGACAAGGGGTTGGTGACGCGGCAGCGCGAGGGGCGCAGTCATGTCTACGCGCCCGTGGACGACCAGGCCGGGCACGCGGCGGCGGGCATGCACTCGCTGCTCGACGAGGGCGGGGACCGCGCGGCGGTGCTGGCCCGGTTCGTGTCGGAGCTGTCGGCTGAGGACGAGCAACTGCTGGAACAGCTGCTGCACGGTGACTTCCCCGACCGGGGGTGA
- a CDS encoding MFS transporter has protein sequence MKSLTAQFRSFNGCVRLLMVQQFTINTAFYMLMPYLAVHLSDDLGLAAWAVGLVLGVRNFTQQGMFLVGGTLADRLGYKPVIVAGCVLRTVGFGLLGCVENLPALVAASAATGFAGAMFNPAVRAYLAQEAGERRVAAFAAFNVFYQAGMFVGPLVGLALLAADFRLVCSVAALLFLALTLLQLRLLPARSGTPSAEPGGVLADWRTVVRNRPFVLFSLAMIGSYVLSFQVYLALPLEARRVAPGSGDAVTTALFAISAAVAVAGQLRITAWARARWSPQRAMVYGISLMGAAFLPLLTAGSTVDGRSGFLDWAVTLGPLLLSVALLGLGTAAVYPFEMDTVVRLAGGRLVATHYGLYNTVSGLGITLGNLTTGAVWDATDRLGHPELTWWLLAVTGTLCAGCVALLARSGRLPAEPEPEPMPVAS, from the coding sequence ATGAAGTCCCTTACCGCACAGTTCCGTTCGTTCAACGGATGCGTCCGGCTGCTGATGGTCCAGCAGTTCACCATCAACACCGCCTTCTACATGCTCATGCCCTATCTGGCCGTACACCTGTCGGACGACCTGGGCCTGGCCGCATGGGCGGTCGGCCTGGTGCTGGGCGTGCGCAACTTCACCCAGCAGGGCATGTTCCTGGTCGGCGGAACACTCGCCGACCGGCTCGGCTACAAACCCGTGATCGTGGCGGGCTGTGTGCTGCGCACCGTCGGCTTCGGCCTCCTCGGATGCGTCGAGAACCTGCCCGCTCTCGTGGCGGCGTCCGCGGCGACCGGGTTCGCGGGGGCGATGTTCAACCCGGCCGTGCGCGCGTATCTGGCCCAGGAGGCAGGGGAGCGGCGGGTGGCGGCCTTCGCCGCCTTCAACGTCTTCTACCAGGCCGGCATGTTCGTCGGCCCGCTGGTCGGACTCGCGCTGCTGGCCGCCGACTTCCGCCTGGTCTGCTCCGTGGCGGCCCTGCTGTTCCTCGCCCTGACGCTCCTTCAGCTGCGGCTGCTGCCGGCCCGCAGCGGTACGCCCTCGGCCGAGCCGGGCGGCGTCCTGGCCGACTGGCGGACCGTCGTCCGCAACCGCCCCTTCGTGCTGTTCTCCCTCGCGATGATCGGCTCGTACGTACTGTCCTTCCAGGTCTATCTGGCGCTGCCGCTCGAGGCCCGCCGCGTGGCGCCGGGCAGCGGTGACGCGGTGACCACGGCACTGTTCGCGATCTCCGCCGCGGTGGCGGTGGCCGGGCAGCTGAGAATCACCGCATGGGCGCGGGCCCGCTGGTCCCCGCAGCGCGCCATGGTCTACGGCATCTCCCTGATGGGCGCGGCCTTCCTGCCCCTGCTGACGGCCGGCTCGACGGTCGACGGGAGGTCGGGCTTCCTCGACTGGGCCGTGACGCTCGGCCCCCTGCTCCTCTCGGTGGCCCTGCTCGGGCTGGGCACGGCCGCGGTGTACCCCTTCGAGATGGACACCGTCGTCCGCCTCGCCGGCGGCCGGCTCGTCGCCACGCACTACGGGCTCTACAACACCGTCTCCGGCCTCGGCATCACCCTGGGCAACCTCACCACGGGCGCCGTCTGGGACGCCACCGACCGCCTGGGCCACCCGGAACTGACCTGGTGGCTGCTCGCCGTGACGGGCACGCTCTGCGCCGGATGCGTCGCGCTGCTCGCCCGCTCCGGCCGCTTGCCTGCCGAGCCGGAGCCTGAACCGATGCCGGTGGCCTCATGA
- a CDS encoding PLP-dependent cysteine synthase family protein, whose product MSTALRSISSRDISSFLAAHELPEPAGAPRRSAAGLVGNTPVLWVGEPFNPPGRGFWAKLEGANPGGLKDRPGLYMVAAARKRGALAPGAPVIESTSGTLGLGLALAGITYGHPVTLVTDPGMEPLMVHQLRALGARVDVVTEPAPVGGWQEARRQRVRALLARTPSAWCPDQYNNPDNVAAYAPLALELTVQLGRIDVLVAAVGTGGHSAGIAGTLRAFNPELRLVGVDSVHSTVFGQPAGPRLMRGLGSSIHPGNVDHAAFDEVHWVAPGEAVRACRELARGHCAGGGWSVGAVALVANWLARTQPEPTRIVAIFPDGPHRYWNTVYSDDYCRAHDLLGSAPAADPDEIARPDERVVERWTRCTDVTVPPDRAEEVTVR is encoded by the coding sequence ATGAGCACAGCTCTGCGCAGCATCTCCTCGCGCGACATCAGCTCCTTCCTCGCCGCGCACGAACTCCCGGAGCCGGCCGGAGCCCCGCGCCGCTCAGCGGCCGGCCTGGTCGGCAACACGCCCGTCCTGTGGGTGGGGGAGCCCTTCAACCCGCCGGGGCGCGGCTTCTGGGCCAAGCTGGAGGGCGCCAACCCCGGCGGCCTCAAGGACCGCCCGGGCCTGTACATGGTCGCCGCCGCCCGCAAGCGCGGCGCACTCGCACCGGGCGCCCCCGTCATCGAGTCCACCAGCGGCACCCTCGGCCTCGGTCTCGCCCTGGCCGGCATCACCTACGGCCATCCGGTCACGCTCGTCACCGACCCCGGCATGGAGCCGCTGATGGTGCATCAGCTGCGCGCACTCGGGGCGCGCGTGGATGTGGTCACCGAGCCGGCCCCGGTGGGAGGCTGGCAGGAGGCGCGCAGGCAGCGGGTGCGCGCACTGCTCGCCCGTACGCCGTCGGCCTGGTGCCCCGACCAGTACAACAACCCCGACAACGTCGCCGCCTACGCACCGCTCGCCCTGGAACTGACCGTCCAGCTCGGCCGGATCGACGTCCTGGTCGCCGCCGTCGGCACCGGCGGGCACTCGGCGGGCATCGCGGGCACCCTGCGCGCCTTCAACCCCGAGCTGAGACTCGTCGGCGTCGACTCGGTGCACTCCACCGTCTTCGGCCAGCCGGCGGGCCCGCGTCTCATGCGCGGCCTGGGCAGCAGCATCCACCCGGGAAACGTCGACCATGCGGCCTTCGACGAGGTGCACTGGGTGGCTCCCGGCGAGGCCGTGCGGGCCTGCCGGGAGCTGGCCCGGGGCCACTGTGCCGGCGGTGGCTGGAGCGTGGGTGCCGTCGCCCTCGTGGCCAACTGGCTAGCCCGTACACAACCGGAACCGACCCGTATCGTGGCGATCTTCCCGGACGGCCCGCACCGCTACTGGAACACCGTCTACAGCGACGACTACTGCCGCGCCCACGACCTGCTGGGCAGCGCGCCGGCCGCCGACCCGGACGAGATCGCACGGCCCGATGAGCGGGTGGTCGAGCGATGGACCCGCTGCACCGACGTCACCGTGCCGCCCGACCGCGCCGAGGAGGTGACGGTGCGATGA
- a CDS encoding phenylalanine 4-monooxygenase produces MTDWLSRTPLDAHGRRLGPAERHPAFADAAYLRRRDHLVAAAEGHRVGAPSPTVEYTEAEHATWRTVHAALIEAHRERACRAVLRARERARIPGDRIPQHEEISDHLQVLTGFRFTLAGGIVPNKRFLGSMADGYFHAVQYVRHPAMPLYTPEPDVLHDVFGHGTHLCDPWFADLYRTVGRAAARVESRDALDLISRLYWFTLEYGVAWEGGRPKAYGAALLSSYGELGRFRRARIRPFDIPELLRMPVQIAGYQPVLYAIDPLSRLADLLHGFLDDFDEDTGARLRLPALHERGFLTRPDRPKDPTTDTDRQPQPAAPDTP; encoded by the coding sequence GTGACCGACTGGCTGAGCCGCACGCCACTGGACGCGCACGGCAGACGGCTGGGCCCGGCCGAGAGGCACCCCGCCTTCGCCGATGCCGCCTATCTGCGCCGCCGGGATCACCTGGTGGCCGCCGCCGAGGGACACCGCGTCGGCGCCCCGTCACCGACCGTGGAGTACACCGAGGCCGAGCACGCCACCTGGCGCACCGTCCACGCGGCGCTGATCGAGGCGCATCGGGAGCGCGCCTGCCGGGCCGTCCTGCGGGCCCGGGAGAGGGCCCGGATCCCGGGGGACCGGATTCCGCAGCACGAGGAGATCTCCGACCACCTCCAGGTGCTGACCGGCTTCCGGTTCACACTGGCCGGCGGGATCGTGCCGAACAAGCGGTTCCTGGGATCCATGGCCGACGGGTACTTCCACGCGGTGCAGTACGTCCGCCACCCGGCGATGCCCTTGTACACCCCCGAACCGGACGTCCTGCACGACGTGTTCGGCCACGGCACCCATCTGTGCGACCCCTGGTTCGCCGACCTGTACCGCACGGTCGGCCGCGCCGCCGCCCGGGTGGAATCGCGCGACGCCCTTGATCTGATCAGCCGCCTGTACTGGTTCACCCTCGAATACGGTGTGGCCTGGGAGGGCGGCCGTCCCAAGGCGTACGGAGCCGCGCTGCTGTCGTCCTACGGCGAGCTCGGCCGCTTCCGACGCGCCCGCATCCGGCCCTTCGACATCCCCGAACTGCTGCGCATGCCCGTCCAGATCGCCGGCTACCAACCGGTCCTGTACGCCATCGACCCGCTGTCCCGCCTGGCGGATCTCCTCCACGGCTTCCTCGACGACTTCGACGAGGACACCGGCGCGCGCCTCCGTCTGCCCGCACTGCACGAACGCGGCTTCTTGACACGCCCCGACCGCCCGAAGGATCCCACCACCGATACCGACCGCCAGCCGCAGCCGGCGGCCCCTGACACCCCTTAG
- a CDS encoding tetratricopeptide repeat protein, which translates to MYQPEPTYYDHGTPAERWERARQFFDAKDYAGAARVLAGLVAEVPEQTGPRLLLARAYYHSAQLHRAEAELRVIVERDPVEHYARLLLGRTLQRQARHEEAERQLRIASALAGDFPQE; encoded by the coding sequence ATGTACCAGCCGGAACCCACGTACTACGACCACGGCACACCGGCCGAACGCTGGGAGCGTGCGCGGCAGTTCTTCGACGCCAAGGACTACGCGGGCGCGGCGCGGGTGCTGGCCGGGCTGGTCGCGGAGGTGCCGGAACAGACCGGACCCCGGCTGCTGCTGGCCCGCGCCTACTATCACTCGGCCCAACTGCACCGCGCGGAAGCCGAGTTGCGGGTCATCGTGGAGCGTGACCCGGTGGAGCACTACGCCCGGCTGTTGCTGGGCCGTACGCTCCAGCGGCAGGCCCGGCACGAGGAGGCGGAGCGGCAGCTGCGGATCGCCTCGGCGCTCGCCGGGGACTTCCCGCAGGAGTGA
- a CDS encoding BlaI/MecI/CopY family transcriptional regulator has protein sequence MAREGGRARRRGQGELEGQVLGALREADGPVSAAWVRQRLGGDLAHTTVVTILTRLLAKDVVARERRGRAFLWTPTADVSRLAALRMRRLLDGERDREAVLASFVTALPPGDEQVLRALLDTADTEAPDSTDTRDGRTTDRRRGGTED, from the coding sequence ATGGCGCGGGAAGGCGGCCGGGCCCGGCGGCGCGGTCAGGGTGAGCTGGAGGGCCAGGTCCTCGGCGCGCTGCGCGAGGCCGACGGACCGGTCAGCGCGGCCTGGGTGCGGCAACGCCTCGGTGGCGACCTCGCCCACACCACCGTCGTCACCATCCTGACCCGGCTGCTCGCCAAGGACGTCGTCGCCCGCGAACGCCGGGGCCGTGCCTTCCTGTGGACGCCGACCGCCGACGTGTCCCGGCTCGCAGCCCTGCGCATGCGCCGCCTGCTGGACGGCGAACGGGACCGCGAGGCGGTCCTGGCCAGCTTCGTCACCGCCCTGCCACCCGGCGACGAGCAGGTCCTGCGCGCCCTTCTCGACACGGCGGACACCGAAGCGCCGGACTCCACGGACACGAGGGACGGCCGTACGACGGACAGGAGGCGCGGCGGTACGGAAGACTGA